Proteins from one Arthrobacter sp. Soc17.1.1.1 genomic window:
- a CDS encoding zinc-dependent alcohol dehydrogenase, translating to MKAVTWQGKRNVSVENVPDPTIQEPTDAIIRITSTAICGSDLHLYEVLGPYMHKGDVLGHEPMGIVEEVGAGVTNLKVGDRVVVPFNISCGYCFMCTRGLQSQCETTQVHEKGSGAALFGFSELYGSVPGGQAEYLRVPFADYGPVKVGSELPDERYLYLSDILPTAWQGVQYADVPEGGVLAVYGLGPVGQFAARIGKYLGHRVIAVEPVPERRAMAKRHGIETIDFTKNTAEELRSMTNGRGPDAIVDAVGMEAHGSPVGAFAQNAVGILPDRVAQKVMETGGSDRVAVLHSAMDAVRRGGTVSLSGVYGGSATPMPLMSMFDKQVQFRMGQCNVRRWTDQLLPIVEEPSDPLGVTDLMTHEVSIDEAPAAYRNFQKKTDGTIKVVLKPQGVTV from the coding sequence ATGAAGGCAGTGACATGGCAGGGCAAGCGCAACGTCAGCGTCGAGAACGTGCCCGATCCCACGATCCAGGAACCCACCGATGCGATCATCCGCATCACCTCGACCGCGATCTGCGGCTCCGACCTGCACCTCTACGAGGTCCTCGGCCCCTACATGCACAAGGGCGACGTGCTCGGGCACGAGCCGATGGGCATCGTCGAGGAGGTCGGTGCGGGCGTCACGAATCTGAAGGTCGGTGACCGCGTGGTGGTGCCGTTCAACATCTCCTGCGGGTACTGCTTCATGTGCACCCGCGGGCTGCAGTCCCAGTGCGAGACCACCCAGGTGCACGAGAAGGGGTCCGGCGCGGCACTCTTCGGCTTCTCGGAACTGTACGGCTCCGTGCCGGGCGGGCAGGCCGAGTACCTGCGCGTACCCTTCGCCGACTACGGTCCCGTGAAGGTCGGCTCCGAGCTGCCGGACGAACGCTACCTCTACCTCTCGGACATCCTGCCCACGGCCTGGCAGGGCGTACAGTACGCGGACGTCCCGGAAGGCGGCGTCCTCGCGGTCTACGGCCTCGGCCCCGTGGGCCAGTTCGCCGCGCGCATCGGCAAGTACCTCGGCCACCGCGTGATCGCCGTCGAACCCGTCCCCGAGCGCCGCGCCATGGCCAAGCGCCACGGCATCGAGACCATCGACTTCACGAAGAACACCGCCGAGGAGCTCCGCAGCATGACCAACGGCCGCGGGCCGGATGCGATCGTCGACGCCGTCGGCATGGAGGCGCACGGCTCCCCCGTCGGCGCCTTCGCGCAGAACGCCGTCGGCATCCTGCCGGACAGGGTCGCCCAGAAGGTCATGGAGACCGGCGGCAGCGACCGCGTGGCGGTCCTCCACTCCGCGATGGACGCCGTCCGTCGCGGCGGCACGGTCTCCCTCAGCGGCGTCTACGGGGGATCGGCGACGCCCATGCCGCTGATGAGCATGTTCGACAAGCAGGTCCAGTTCCGCATGGGCCAGTGCAACGTGCGCCGCTGGACCGATCAGCTGCTCCCGATCGTCGAGGAGCCCTCGGATCCGCTGGGCGTCACGGACCTCATGACGCACGAGGTCTCGATCGACGAGGCGCCGGCCGCCTACAGGAATTTCCAGAAGAAGACGGACGGCACCATCAAGGTGGTCCTGAAGCCGCAGGGCGTCACCGTCTAG
- a CDS encoding glycoside hydrolase family 15 protein: MWLSGEMQSPIEDYALLSDLHTGALISRRGSVDWLCFPRFDSDSVFAALLGTPGHGRWLVAPADPAAEVVDRSYIDSTFVLQTHWRTADGEALVTDFMPVTDRRANVVRRIQGLRGTVTLHQELEIRFGYGDVVPWVTQGAQDGVPTLLAIAGPDALALRGPRLRATDRRHEGTFDVTEGSLVDLEMLWYPSHRDTPAPLDVDEALDSTISYWRAWGANTLGDGEYADAVQRSLLVLRALTHEDTGGIVAAPTTSLPEQFGGARNWDYRFCWLRDAALTLEAMMTHGFAEEALEWRNWLLRAVAGDPEDLQIMYGLAGERHLPERELGHLPGYADSVPVRIGNGAVDQYQADVVGEVMVALEKLRGHGVTEDSFSWPLQRSLLGFAEKHLDDRDHGIWEMRGDLQYFTHSRVMMWAAFDCAVRAVRDHGLPGPLDHWIGLRDGLRTEILEHGFDRELNSFTQVYDGTEVDASLLQLPQVGFIDYDDPMMLGTVERIEQHLLNPQGLLLRYRTGESDDGLEPGEHPFLACSFWLVEQYAHGGRLDEAARLMDQLVGYSNELGLLSEEYDAENGRMAGNFPQAFSHLALVRAADALQLARGEADPHELIARE; encoded by the coding sequence CTGTGGTTGAGTGGGGAGATGCAATCGCCCATCGAGGACTACGCGCTCCTCTCCGATCTCCACACCGGTGCTCTGATCTCCCGGCGCGGCAGCGTGGACTGGCTCTGCTTCCCCCGCTTCGACTCCGACTCGGTGTTCGCGGCCCTACTGGGCACGCCGGGGCACGGCCGGTGGCTCGTCGCCCCCGCGGACCCGGCAGCCGAGGTGGTGGACCGCAGCTACATCGACTCGACCTTCGTCCTCCAGACCCACTGGAGGACCGCCGACGGCGAGGCGCTCGTCACGGACTTCATGCCGGTCACCGACCGCCGGGCGAACGTGGTGCGCCGCATCCAGGGCCTGCGGGGCACGGTCACCCTCCACCAGGAGCTGGAGATCCGGTTCGGCTACGGCGACGTGGTCCCGTGGGTCACCCAGGGCGCGCAGGACGGCGTGCCGACACTCCTCGCCATCGCGGGACCGGACGCGCTGGCGCTGCGCGGACCCCGGCTGCGGGCCACGGACCGCCGCCACGAAGGCACGTTCGACGTGACGGAGGGCTCCCTCGTCGACCTGGAGATGCTCTGGTACCCGTCCCACCGCGACACACCTGCCCCGCTCGACGTCGACGAGGCCCTGGACTCCACCATCAGCTACTGGCGGGCCTGGGGGGCCAACACGCTGGGGGACGGCGAGTACGCCGACGCCGTGCAGCGCTCGCTGCTCGTGCTCCGCGCGCTCACCCACGAGGACACGGGCGGGATCGTGGCGGCCCCCACCACGTCGCTGCCCGAGCAGTTCGGCGGGGCCCGCAACTGGGACTACCGGTTCTGCTGGCTGCGCGACGCGGCGCTGACCCTCGAGGCCATGATGACCCACGGCTTCGCCGAGGAGGCACTCGAGTGGCGGAACTGGCTGCTGCGGGCGGTCGCGGGCGACCCCGAGGACCTGCAGATCATGTACGGGCTCGCCGGGGAGCGCCACCTGCCGGAACGCGAGCTCGGCCACCTGCCGGGCTACGCCGACTCGGTGCCGGTGCGCATCGGCAACGGCGCGGTGGACCAGTACCAGGCGGACGTGGTCGGCGAGGTCATGGTGGCTCTGGAGAAGCTGCGCGGCCACGGTGTGACCGAGGACAGCTTCTCCTGGCCGCTGCAGCGATCGCTGCTGGGCTTCGCGGAGAAGCACCTGGACGACCGGGACCACGGCATCTGGGAGATGCGCGGCGACCTGCAGTACTTCACGCACTCCCGCGTGATGATGTGGGCGGCGTTCGACTGCGCCGTGCGCGCCGTCCGGGACCACGGACTCCCGGGCCCGCTGGACCACTGGATCGGCCTGCGCGACGGGCTGCGCACGGAGATCCTCGAGCACGGGTTCGATCGGGAACTCAACTCGTTCACGCAGGTCTACGACGGCACGGAGGTGGACGCCTCCCTGCTGCAGCTCCCGCAGGTGGGGTTCATCGACTACGACGACCCGATGATGCTGGGCACGGTCGAGCGGATCGAGCAGCATCTGCTGAATCCCCAGGGCCTGCTGCTGCGGTACCGGACGGGCGAGTCCGACGACGGCCTGGAACCCGGCGAGCACCCGTTCCTCGCGTGCTCCTTCTGGCTCGTGGAGCAGTACGCGCATGGCGGCCGGCTCGACGAGGCGGCACGCCTCATGGACCAGCTCGTCGGGTATTCCAACGAGCTGGGCCTGCTCTCGGAGGAGTACGACGCCGAGAACGGGCGCATGGCGGGCAACTTCCCGCAGGCCTTCTCCCACCTCGCCCTCGTGCGTGCTGCCGATGCGCTGCAGCTGGCCCGCGGCGAGGCGGATCCGCACGAGCTGATCGCGCGGGAGTAG
- a CDS encoding AzlD domain-containing protein, with product MNLWGWILLACAVSVATKFAGYLVPAKLLDNPRMLRVAGSLTIGLLAALTAVNTFASGQQLVVDARVVALLAAAVALRLRAPFLAVVAVGALAAGLARLLGAA from the coding sequence ATGAACCTGTGGGGGTGGATCCTGCTGGCGTGCGCGGTATCGGTCGCCACGAAGTTCGCCGGCTACCTGGTGCCCGCGAAGCTGCTCGACAACCCGCGGATGCTGCGCGTCGCGGGGTCCCTGACCATCGGCCTGCTGGCCGCGCTGACGGCCGTCAACACGTTCGCGTCGGGTCAGCAGCTCGTGGTCGACGCCCGCGTGGTCGCCCTGCTGGCCGCCGCCGTGGCCCTCAGGCTGCGGGCGCCGTTCCTCGCCGTCGTCGCCGTCGGTGCTCTCGCCGCCGGCCTGGCGCGGCTGCTGGGTGCGGCGTAG
- a CDS encoding AzlC family ABC transporter permease has protein sequence MVLLQSPAVRVALSVAVATGLYGLSFGALSVAAGLDLLQTMALSLLLFSGGSQFAFIGVVAGGGSGFSAMSAAALLGIRNGVYGMQINVLLRPARWRRLPAAHLTIDESVATATGQTDPDEQRRGFWAAGVGVFVLWNLFTLVGALAGNAMGDPARWGLDGAAVAAFLGLLWPRIRTREPAAIAVVCAVVTLVAVPLVPAGVPILIAAVVAAVLGLAGLGPATEGLEPDVEPYPSGPARPARPPRGDA, from the coding sequence GTGGTGCTTCTCCAATCCCCGGCGGTCCGTGTGGCCCTCTCGGTCGCCGTGGCGACCGGTCTCTACGGTCTCTCGTTCGGCGCGCTGTCCGTCGCCGCCGGCCTCGATCTGCTGCAGACCATGGCCCTCAGCCTGCTCCTGTTCAGCGGTGGATCGCAGTTCGCGTTCATCGGCGTCGTCGCGGGCGGTGGGAGCGGGTTCTCGGCGATGTCCGCAGCCGCCCTGCTCGGCATCCGCAACGGCGTCTACGGGATGCAGATCAACGTGCTGCTGCGCCCCGCCCGGTGGCGGAGGCTGCCCGCCGCGCACCTGACCATCGACGAGTCCGTGGCCACGGCCACGGGCCAGACCGACCCGGACGAGCAGCGCCGCGGGTTCTGGGCTGCCGGCGTCGGCGTGTTCGTGCTGTGGAACCTCTTCACGCTCGTCGGGGCGCTCGCGGGCAACGCCATGGGTGACCCCGCCCGCTGGGGGCTCGACGGCGCCGCGGTGGCCGCGTTCCTCGGGCTGCTGTGGCCCCGGATCCGGACGAGGGAACCGGCCGCGATCGCCGTCGTCTGCGCCGTGGTGACGCTCGTCGCCGTCCCGCTCGTGCCCGCGGGAGTCCCGATCCTCATCGCGGCCGTCGTGGCCGCGGTCCTCGGGCTCGCGGGTCTCGGCCCCGCCACGGAAGGGCTCGAGCCCGACGTCGAGCCGTACCCTTCCGGCCCCGCCCGCCCTGCCCGCCCGCCGCGGGGGGACGCATGA
- a CDS encoding glycerophosphodiester phosphodiesterase, protein MPPVIFAHRGSSGTYAEHTRAAYLQALADGVDGVECDVHLSRDGQLVCIHDTTLERTTNGSGDVADHTVAELRMLDVAAWKGVGIPSAFGGADEQFLTLADLLTLLHDAGRPVRLAIELKHPSPFGLRLEEALIAFLMDEGWNPESSMLGGIEISFMSFNPDSIRQLAESAPHHMLCQLVADVEPQEVRDALRFGSIAEGALIAVLQRALKEGEELIDAQEVGIAGPGIEYVRDHPERIRRWIQEGMRVRAWTVNTEEDALFLADLGVQEMTSDYPARIRLALEGNRQ, encoded by the coding sequence GTGCCCCCTGTGATCTTCGCCCACCGCGGCAGCAGCGGCACCTACGCCGAGCACACGCGCGCCGCCTACCTCCAGGCGCTCGCGGACGGCGTCGACGGTGTGGAGTGCGACGTGCACCTCAGCCGGGACGGGCAGCTGGTCTGCATCCACGACACCACGCTGGAACGCACCACGAACGGTTCCGGGGACGTCGCCGACCACACCGTGGCCGAGCTGCGGATGCTCGACGTGGCCGCCTGGAAGGGCGTGGGCATCCCGTCCGCCTTCGGCGGGGCGGACGAGCAGTTCCTCACCCTCGCCGATCTGCTGACCCTGCTGCACGACGCCGGCCGCCCCGTCCGCCTCGCCATCGAGCTGAAGCACCCGAGCCCGTTCGGACTGCGCCTGGAGGAGGCCCTGATCGCCTTCCTCATGGACGAGGGATGGAACCCGGAGTCCTCGATGCTCGGCGGCATCGAGATCAGCTTCATGAGCTTCAATCCCGACTCCATCCGGCAGCTCGCGGAATCGGCCCCGCACCACATGCTCTGCCAGCTGGTCGCGGACGTCGAGCCCCAGGAGGTCCGTGACGCCCTGCGCTTCGGCTCGATCGCCGAGGGCGCGCTGATCGCCGTGCTGCAGCGCGCTCTGAAGGAGGGCGAGGAACTGATCGACGCGCAGGAGGTCGGCATCGCGGGCCCCGGCATCGAGTACGTACGTGACCACCCCGAGCGGATCCGGCGGTGGATCCAGGAGGGCATGCGCGTACGGGCCTGGACGGTGAACACCGAGGAGGACGCCCTGTTCCTCGCGGACCTCGGCGTACAGGAGATGACCTCCGACTATCCGGCGCGCATCCGGCTCGCGCTCGAGGGCAACAGACAGTAG
- a CDS encoding ArsR/SmtB family transcription factor, with the protein MVVDQLHEDEVSRLFQALADATRRDIVARVLVADSSVSRLAEQYAMSFAAVQKHVAVLERASLVTKEKRGREQIVRGEVDGVQRARRLLDDYERIWRQRVDRIEDILAEDEDRN; encoded by the coding sequence ATGGTTGTAGATCAGTTGCACGAGGACGAGGTGAGCCGCCTGTTCCAGGCACTCGCCGATGCGACACGGAGGGACATCGTGGCGCGCGTCCTGGTCGCCGATTCTTCGGTATCCCGACTCGCCGAGCAGTACGCCATGAGCTTCGCCGCCGTGCAGAAACACGTGGCCGTGCTCGAGCGGGCATCACTCGTCACCAAGGAGAAGCGCGGACGGGAGCAGATCGTGCGAGGAGAGGTCGACGGCGTGCAGAGGGCCCGCCGCCTGCTCGACGACTACGAGAGGATCTGGCGGCAGCGGGTCGACCGGATCGAGGACATCCTCGCCGAAGACGAGGATCGGAACTAG
- a CDS encoding DUF445 domain-containing protein, with amino-acid sequence MTGADAERADALRRMKLLATGLLAVMAAIFLVAFALQDTYPWLEYVRAAAEGGMVGALADWFAVTALFKHPMGLRIPHTAIIPRKKDQIGESLGQFVEENFLSEDVVRAKLDSARIAQKAGAWLERPESADRVAVEGAALIRGMFTVLNDDAVQGVIESMVRKHLLEPPWGPPIGSIAERVFAEGHHHRLVDLLVDRAGDWVDANYAVVTRVVAQRSPTWVPRLVDGVVGDRVHAELSKFIRAVQDDPRHDVRLAIDKYLRDLAQDLQHKPETIAKAEEIKGQLLDDPRVRDLTARTWATIKNALLEAVNDPESELTTKFKAAVRDFGSRLTSDAELAGKVNRWIADGASYAVRTYRSEIAGVISETVGRWDAEETSRKIELQVGRDLQFIRINGTVVGSLAGLVIFALANAIFG; translated from the coding sequence ATGACCGGTGCCGACGCCGAGCGGGCCGACGCCCTCCGCCGCATGAAACTGCTGGCGACGGGGCTGCTCGCGGTGATGGCCGCCATCTTCCTGGTGGCCTTCGCCCTGCAGGACACGTACCCGTGGCTCGAGTACGTGCGCGCCGCCGCCGAGGGCGGCATGGTGGGCGCCCTCGCGGACTGGTTCGCGGTCACGGCCCTCTTCAAGCATCCGATGGGGCTGAGGATTCCGCACACCGCGATCATCCCGCGCAAGAAGGACCAGATCGGGGAGTCGCTCGGACAGTTCGTGGAGGAGAACTTCCTGTCCGAGGACGTGGTGCGCGCGAAGCTCGACTCCGCGCGGATCGCCCAGAAGGCGGGTGCCTGGCTCGAGAGGCCCGAGAGCGCCGACCGCGTGGCCGTCGAGGGTGCGGCCCTGATCCGCGGCATGTTCACCGTGCTCAACGACGACGCCGTGCAGGGCGTGATCGAGTCCATGGTCCGCAAGCACCTGCTCGAGCCGCCGTGGGGCCCGCCGATCGGCAGCATCGCAGAGCGCGTCTTCGCCGAAGGGCACCACCACCGGCTGGTGGACCTCCTCGTGGACCGTGCCGGCGACTGGGTGGACGCGAACTACGCGGTGGTCACGCGCGTGGTGGCGCAGCGCTCCCCCACCTGGGTGCCGCGCCTCGTCGACGGCGTGGTCGGCGACCGCGTGCATGCCGAGCTGTCGAAATTCATCCGTGCCGTGCAGGACGATCCGCGGCACGATGTGCGCCTCGCCATCGACAAGTACCTCCGGGACCTCGCACAGGACCTCCAGCACAAGCCCGAGACGATCGCGAAGGCGGAGGAGATCAAGGGGCAGCTGCTCGACGACCCGCGCGTCCGCGATCTCACCGCCCGCACCTGGGCCACCATCAAGAACGCCCTGCTCGAAGCCGTCAACGACCCGGAGAGCGAACTGACGACCAAGTTCAAGGCCGCCGTCCGGGACTTCGGCTCCCGCCTGACGAGCGACGCCGAGCTGGCGGGGAAGGTGAACCGCTGGATCGCCGACGGGGCCTCGTACGCGGTGCGCACCTACCGCAGCGAGATCGCCGGCGTCATCTCCGAGACCGTGGGCCGCTGGGACGCCGAGGAGACGTCCCGCAAGATCGAACTGCAGGTCGGCAGGGACCTGCAGTTCATCAGGATCAACGGCACCGTGGTCGGCTCGCTGGCCGGCCTGGTGATCTTCGCGCTCGCGAACGCGATCTTCGGTTAG
- a CDS encoding YnfA family protein has protein sequence MTIRIALLFVLAAVAEIGGAWLIWQAVREGRPWWWAGLGIMALGAYGFVATLQPDAHFGRILAAYGGIFVAGSLAWGVLVDGFRPDRWDLIGSAVCLVGVALIVFVPRPTA, from the coding sequence ATGACGATCCGCATCGCCCTCCTGTTCGTGCTGGCCGCCGTCGCGGAGATCGGCGGGGCGTGGCTCATCTGGCAGGCCGTCCGCGAGGGGAGGCCCTGGTGGTGGGCGGGACTGGGCATCATGGCGCTCGGTGCGTACGGGTTCGTGGCGACGCTGCAGCCCGACGCGCACTTCGGGCGGATCCTCGCCGCCTACGGCGGCATCTTCGTGGCGGGGTCGCTGGCGTGGGGCGTCCTCGTGGACGGCTTCCGGCCCGACCGCTGGGACCTCATCGGTTCGGCGGTCTGCCTGGTCGGTGTCGCGCTCATCGTGTTCGTGCCGCGGCCGACGGCCTGA
- a CDS encoding acetate/propionate family kinase — MIILVINSGSSSLKYQVREGDDVLAEGLVERIGEAEVPDHAAALDRVDGEVAAALGDRTIDAVGHRVVHGGERFSEPVLIDNEITRAIERLNPLAPLHNPAAVTGIRAITEKWPGMPQVAVFDTAFHRTLPEHAWRYAVPDELYRRFGIRRYGFHGTSHAYVARGAAALLGEERFTGVIAHLGNGASVTAVRDGESIDTSMGFTPLEGLVMGTRSGDIDPSILLFLLREGYSEQDLDTLLNRNSGLKGLTGTNDMRSVTEAADGGDQRAGLALEVASYRLAKYVGGYHVAVGGARALVFTAGIGENSATFRSAVVSKLGALGLELDEEKNRERSKEARSISTQASAFPVLVVPTDEEAAIAEATAAVVDAS, encoded by the coding sequence ATGATCATCCTCGTCATCAACTCCGGCTCGTCCTCGCTCAAGTACCAGGTCCGCGAGGGCGACGACGTCCTGGCGGAAGGGCTCGTGGAGCGCATCGGCGAGGCCGAGGTACCCGATCACGCAGCGGCCCTGGACCGCGTGGACGGCGAGGTCGCGGCGGCTCTCGGAGACCGCACGATCGACGCCGTCGGGCACCGCGTGGTGCACGGCGGGGAGCGCTTCAGCGAGCCCGTGCTCATCGACAACGAGATCACCCGGGCCATCGAGCGCCTCAACCCGCTCGCACCCCTGCACAACCCCGCTGCCGTCACCGGCATCCGGGCCATCACCGAGAAGTGGCCGGGCATGCCGCAGGTGGCCGTGTTCGACACCGCGTTCCACCGGACCCTGCCCGAGCACGCCTGGCGGTACGCCGTCCCCGACGAGCTCTACCGGAGGTTCGGTATCCGCCGGTACGGCTTCCACGGCACGTCGCACGCCTACGTGGCACGTGGCGCGGCGGCGCTGCTCGGCGAGGAGAGGTTCACCGGGGTGATCGCGCACCTCGGCAACGGCGCCTCGGTCACCGCCGTGCGCGACGGCGAGAGCATCGACACGTCCATGGGGTTCACGCCCCTCGAGGGACTGGTCATGGGTACGCGGTCGGGCGACATCGACCCGTCGATCCTCCTGTTCCTGCTCCGCGAGGGCTACTCGGAGCAGGACCTGGACACACTCCTCAACCGCAACAGCGGGCTCAAGGGCCTGACCGGCACGAACGACATGCGCTCGGTGACCGAGGCCGCGGACGGCGGCGACCAGCGGGCGGGACTCGCGCTCGAGGTGGCCTCCTACCGGCTGGCGAAGTACGTGGGCGGGTACCACGTGGCGGTCGGCGGCGCACGCGCGCTCGTCTTCACCGCGGGGATCGGCGAGAACTCGGCCACCTTCCGCAGCGCCGTCGTCTCGAAGCTCGGCGCCCTGGGCCTCGAACTCGACGAGGAGAAGAACCGCGAGCGCAGCAAGGAGGCCCGCTCCATCAGCACGCAGGCATCGGCCTTCCCCGTCCTCGTGGTGCCCACCGACGAAGAGGCGGCGATCGCGGAGGCGACGGCCGCCGTCGTCGACGCCTCGTAG
- the pta gene encoding phosphate acetyltransferase, with protein MTRGIYVSAMTNGSGKALISLGLADMLHRHADRVGFFRPIVEGSDPAEDPMVGLMQRAFDLPASRARGGLTRAEARALLVAGDRAEIDARCVAIYSEIAAECDVVIVEGTDLSGNDAAVEFDLNARLANNLGAMVLAVVSAKDMSVDEAADAVDVARRELDAAKVSLLAMMVNRAADDAVAAISEHVRPGRSGRPVYVIPELAEISQPTVAEVSVALGARQIAGNSNLERDVTSIRVAAMNVGNFLHLLKDGALVIVPGDRADVHVATLASSFSPEFPVPSGMMLTGGLAPEPSILALLAQAPFPVFALDDDTYTAARRVSEVRGEIASGLRRKAAAALGAWSRQVDENELLERLELPRPVSMTPLRFLHELIQRARAERRHIVLPEGEDVRVLKAAEILHRRDVCDLTILGPEAKVRELATGQGIDLSGITLIDPATSGLRDEFAAEYARLRAHKNVSLDQARERMLEGAYFGTMMVQLGRVDGMVSGAAHTTANTIRPALEFVKTKDGAKIVSSVFLMLLQDRVLVYGDCAVNPDPDDEQLADIAVASAETAAQFGVEPRIAMLSYSTGESGSGGAVDEVRRATEIVRRQRPDLAVEGPIQYDAAVDASVAASKLPGSTVAGQATVFIFPDLNTGNNTYKAVQQSAGAVAVGPVLQGLRKPVNDLSRGCTVEDIVNTVAITAVQAQQPTS; from the coding sequence ATGACCCGCGGAATCTATGTGAGCGCCATGACCAACGGCTCCGGCAAGGCCCTGATCTCCCTGGGCCTCGCCGACATGCTGCACCGGCACGCCGACCGCGTGGGCTTCTTCCGGCCCATCGTCGAGGGCAGCGACCCCGCCGAGGACCCGATGGTGGGCCTCATGCAGCGCGCCTTCGACCTCCCCGCGAGCCGCGCCCGCGGCGGGCTGACCCGGGCCGAGGCACGCGCCCTGCTCGTCGCCGGCGACCGCGCCGAGATCGACGCGCGCTGCGTCGCGATCTACAGCGAGATCGCCGCGGAGTGCGACGTCGTCATCGTGGAGGGAACGGACCTCTCCGGCAATGACGCCGCCGTCGAGTTCGACCTCAACGCACGCCTCGCCAACAACCTCGGCGCCATGGTGCTCGCGGTCGTCAGCGCCAAGGACATGTCCGTGGACGAGGCCGCCGACGCCGTCGACGTGGCCCGCCGCGAACTCGACGCCGCCAAGGTGTCCCTCCTCGCGATGATGGTCAACCGCGCGGCGGACGACGCCGTCGCGGCCATCAGCGAGCACGTGCGGCCCGGGAGGTCCGGGCGTCCCGTCTACGTGATCCCGGAGCTCGCCGAGATCTCGCAGCCCACCGTCGCCGAGGTGTCCGTCGCACTCGGCGCCCGGCAGATCGCCGGCAACTCCAACCTCGAACGCGATGTCACCAGCATCCGCGTGGCCGCCATGAACGTGGGCAACTTCCTGCATCTGCTGAAGGACGGCGCCCTCGTGATCGTGCCGGGCGACCGCGCCGACGTGCACGTGGCGACCCTCGCCTCGTCGTTCTCCCCCGAGTTCCCCGTGCCGTCCGGCATGATGCTGACAGGCGGGCTCGCCCCCGAACCCAGCATCCTCGCCCTCCTCGCCCAGGCGCCGTTCCCCGTCTTCGCGCTCGACGACGACACCTACACCGCGGCACGCCGCGTCAGCGAGGTGCGGGGTGAGATCGCCAGCGGACTGCGCCGCAAGGCCGCCGCCGCCCTCGGCGCCTGGTCCCGGCAGGTGGACGAGAACGAACTGCTGGAGCGCCTCGAACTGCCCCGCCCCGTCAGCATGACCCCGCTGCGCTTCCTCCACGAGCTCATCCAGCGGGCCCGGGCCGAGCGCAGGCACATCGTGCTCCCGGAGGGCGAGGACGTCCGGGTGCTGAAGGCCGCCGAGATCCTGCACCGCCGGGACGTCTGCGACCTCACGATCCTCGGCCCCGAGGCGAAGGTGCGGGAACTGGCCACCGGGCAGGGCATCGACCTCTCCGGGATCACACTGATCGATCCGGCCACCTCCGGGCTGCGCGACGAGTTCGCGGCCGAGTACGCCCGCCTCCGCGCGCACAAGAACGTCTCCCTCGACCAGGCCCGCGAACGCATGCTCGAAGGCGCATATTTCGGCACCATGATGGTGCAGCTCGGGCGGGTGGACGGCATGGTCTCGGGCGCCGCCCACACGACGGCCAACACCATCCGTCCCGCGCTCGAGTTCGTGAAGACGAAGGACGGCGCGAAGATCGTCTCCTCCGTGTTCCTCATGCTCCTTCAGGACCGCGTACTCGTGTACGGGGACTGCGCCGTCAATCCGGACCCCGACGACGAGCAGTTGGCGGACATCGCCGTGGCTTCGGCGGAGACCGCGGCGCAGTTCGGCGTGGAACCCCGGATCGCCATGCTCTCCTACTCCACGGGCGAGTCGGGCTCCGGCGGTGCCGTGGACGAGGTGCGCCGCGCCACGGAGATCGTCCGGCGGCAGCGGCCGGACCTCGCCGTGGAAGGCCCCATCCAGTACGACGCCGCCGTCGACGCCTCCGTCGCGGCGTCCAAGCTCCCCGGCTCGACGGTGGCCGGGCAGGCGACGGTGTTCATCTTCCCGGACCTCAACACCGGCAACAACACCTACAAGGCCGTGCAGCAGTCGGCCGGTGCGGTCGCCGTCGGGCCCGTGCTCCAGGGCCTGCGCAAACCGGTCAACGACCTCTCACGCGGCTGCACCGTGGAGGACATCGTCAACACGGTGGCCATCACCGCCGTCCAGGCCCAGCAGCCCACTTCCTGA